The Euphorbia lathyris chromosome 8, ddEupLath1.1, whole genome shotgun sequence genome has a window encoding:
- the LOC136202012 gene encoding B3 domain-containing protein REM6-like isoform X1: protein MSAVLTKPRFFKPLIPGFEDEFLIPVSFLKNLKGEECDRAKLRSQRGKVWPVKINGRRFEDGWKQFVEDHDLQIGEFLVFRHEGDMVFDVLVLDRSTCQREYLPFTDVKEEETEIQQPNVQNCSPSRILEHPEVRRELKIQSNANTKASELRKSQLEIPQGAKESDSDSGKKLERKKKVKTKLKAKASSSVDELPNCVIKLSPDSIKKSRLYIPRNFARKLGLHCQSCSMILKDEEEKSWPATLLYRTLDRHFFVGGGWGDFRGAHKLKLGDSLFIQLIQNGETPVMKIQRLLEHPEVTGDRRFQNNAEAGSSSLRNLPANTKASEVRKSQLEIPQVAKESDSDSGKECKQADTASEAKACSSSVIQKRFFVANVLASVTSKLYIPLKFSRLHLENRKSAKVILLDKEKRSWPAHLCSKGSDEPIYIEDGWNEFRLGNNLKPGDSFVFELIENAERTIFKMCGIKGLCSSMENPYFYATLQASHFRNSQMKVPTRFARSSGLTTSKCSAVSIRNEMGNSWIVTLRLDKNNKLYMTYGCFDFVKENGLEEGDVFILELVKGGIDPEMIYHVGAVVFTWTLNDQIYYRSTIDYEQ, encoded by the exons ATGTCTGCAGTCCTCACTAAACCACGGTTCTTCAAGCCACTGATTCCAGGTTTTGAAGATGAGTTT TTAATTCCAGTTTCGTTCTTGAAGAACTTGAAAGGAGAAGAATGTGACAGAGCTAAGCTGAGGAGCCAAAGGGGAAAGGTTTGGCCTGTGAAGATCAATGGAAGACGATTTGAAGATGGGTGGAAACAGTTTGTGGAAGATCATGACTTGCAAATTGGGGAGTTCTTGGTATTTAGACATGAAGGGGATATGGTGTTTGATGTTTTGGTGCTTGATCGAAGTACTTGTCAGAGGGAGTATCTTCCATTCACTGATGTAAAAGAGGAGGAAACTGAAATTCAACAACCAAATGTTCAAAACTGTTCTCCTAGTA GAATTTTAGAACATCCGGAGGTTAGAAGGGAGCTCAAAATTCAGAGTAACGCCAATACTAAGGCTTCCGAGCTAAGAAAATCTCAGCTG GAAATTCCTCAAGGAGCAAAAGAATCTGACTCTGACTCTG GGAAGAAAttggaaagaaagaagaaagtgaaaactaaattaaaagcaAAAGCTAGCTCCTCTGTTGATGAACTTCCTAATTGTGTAATTAAGCTCTCACCTGACAGCATCAAGAAATCTAGATTG TATATTCCCCGGAACTTTGCAAGAAAACTCGGTCTACACTGTCAATCTTGTTCGATGATTCTTAAGGATGAAGAGGAAAAAAGTTGGCCTGCAACACTATTATACAGAACTTTAGATAGACACTTTTTTGTTGGAGGTGGTTGGGGTGATTTCCGTGGTGCTCATAAGCTTAAGCTAGGAGATTCATTGTTTATTCAGCTTATTCAAAATGGGGAGACGCCTGTTATGAAAATACAAA GACTACTAGAACATCCGGAGGTTACAGGGGATCGCAGATTTCAGAACAATGCAGAAGCTGGTTCTTCGTCACTCAGGAATCTTCCTGCCAATACGAAGGCTTCCGAGGTTAGAAAATCTCAGCTG GAAATTCCTCAAGTAGCAAAAGAATCTGATTCTGACTCTG gGAAAGAGTGTAAGCAAGCCGACACTGCATCAGAAGCAAAAGCTTGTTCTTCTTCTGTTATTCAGAAAAGATTCTTTGTGGCGAATGTATTAGCTTCGGTAACATCAAAACTG TACATACCCTTGAAATTCTCAAGGCTGCACTTGGAGAACAGAAAGTCTGCCAAGGTGATTCTTCTAGACAAAGAGAAAAGATCATGGCCAGCCCATTTATGCAGCAAAGGTTCAGATGAACCCATTTATATAGAAGACGGTTGGAATGAGTTCCGGCTTGGTAATAATCTTAAGCCTGGGGATTCTTTCGTTTTCGAGCTTATTGAAAATGCGGAAAGAACTATATTTAAAATGTGTG GGATCAAAGGCCTGTGTTCATCGATGGAGAATCCCTATTTTTATGCCACTTTGCAAGCATCTCACTTTAGAAACTCTCAAATG AAAGTTCCAACAAGATTTGCAAGGAGCAGTGGGCTTACTACCAGCAAATGTTCAGCAGTGAGcattagaaatgaaatgggaaATTCATGGATAGTGACACTAAGGCTGGATAAAAACAATAAACTTTATATGACATATGGATGCTTTGATTTTGTCAAAGAGAATGGCTTAGAAGAAGGAGATGTGTTCATCTTAGAACTTGTCAAGGGAGGGATCGATCCTGAGATGATTTATCATG TTGGTGCAGtggtgttcacatggaccctgaatGATCAAATTTATTATAGATCTA ctaTAGATTATGAACAGTAA
- the LOC136202012 gene encoding B3 domain-containing protein REM6-like isoform X5: MSAVLTKPRFFKPLIPGFEDEFLIPVSFLKNLKGEECDRAKLRSQRGKVWPVKINGRRFEDGWKQFVEDHDLQIGEFLVFRHEGDMVFDVLVLDRSTCQREYLPFTDVKEEETEIQQPNVQNCSPSRILEHPEVRRELKIQSNANTKASELRKSQLEIPQGAKESDSDSGKKLERKKKVKTKLKAKASSSVDELPNCVIKLSPDSIKKSRLYIPRNFARKLGLHCQSCSMILKDEEEKSWPATLLYRTLDRHFFVGGGWGDFRGAHKLKLGDSLFIQLIQNGETPVMKIQRLLEHPEVTGDRRFQNNAEAGSSSLRNLPANTKASEVRKSQLEIPQVAKESDSDSGKECKQADTASEAKACSSSVIQKRFFVANVLASVTSKLYIPLKFSRLHLENRKSAKVILLDKEKRSWPAHLCSKGSDEPIYIEDGWNEFRLGNNLKPGDSFVFELIENAERTIFKMCGIKGLCSSMENPYFYATLQASHFRNSQMKVPTRFARSSGLTTSKCSAVSIRNEMGNSWIVTLRLDKNNKLYMTYGCFDFVKENGLEEGDVFILELVKGGIDPEMIYHVRGLSWTFYAN; encoded by the exons ATGTCTGCAGTCCTCACTAAACCACGGTTCTTCAAGCCACTGATTCCAGGTTTTGAAGATGAGTTT TTAATTCCAGTTTCGTTCTTGAAGAACTTGAAAGGAGAAGAATGTGACAGAGCTAAGCTGAGGAGCCAAAGGGGAAAGGTTTGGCCTGTGAAGATCAATGGAAGACGATTTGAAGATGGGTGGAAACAGTTTGTGGAAGATCATGACTTGCAAATTGGGGAGTTCTTGGTATTTAGACATGAAGGGGATATGGTGTTTGATGTTTTGGTGCTTGATCGAAGTACTTGTCAGAGGGAGTATCTTCCATTCACTGATGTAAAAGAGGAGGAAACTGAAATTCAACAACCAAATGTTCAAAACTGTTCTCCTAGTA GAATTTTAGAACATCCGGAGGTTAGAAGGGAGCTCAAAATTCAGAGTAACGCCAATACTAAGGCTTCCGAGCTAAGAAAATCTCAGCTG GAAATTCCTCAAGGAGCAAAAGAATCTGACTCTGACTCTG GGAAGAAAttggaaagaaagaagaaagtgaaaactaaattaaaagcaAAAGCTAGCTCCTCTGTTGATGAACTTCCTAATTGTGTAATTAAGCTCTCACCTGACAGCATCAAGAAATCTAGATTG TATATTCCCCGGAACTTTGCAAGAAAACTCGGTCTACACTGTCAATCTTGTTCGATGATTCTTAAGGATGAAGAGGAAAAAAGTTGGCCTGCAACACTATTATACAGAACTTTAGATAGACACTTTTTTGTTGGAGGTGGTTGGGGTGATTTCCGTGGTGCTCATAAGCTTAAGCTAGGAGATTCATTGTTTATTCAGCTTATTCAAAATGGGGAGACGCCTGTTATGAAAATACAAA GACTACTAGAACATCCGGAGGTTACAGGGGATCGCAGATTTCAGAACAATGCAGAAGCTGGTTCTTCGTCACTCAGGAATCTTCCTGCCAATACGAAGGCTTCCGAGGTTAGAAAATCTCAGCTG GAAATTCCTCAAGTAGCAAAAGAATCTGATTCTGACTCTG gGAAAGAGTGTAAGCAAGCCGACACTGCATCAGAAGCAAAAGCTTGTTCTTCTTCTGTTATTCAGAAAAGATTCTTTGTGGCGAATGTATTAGCTTCGGTAACATCAAAACTG TACATACCCTTGAAATTCTCAAGGCTGCACTTGGAGAACAGAAAGTCTGCCAAGGTGATTCTTCTAGACAAAGAGAAAAGATCATGGCCAGCCCATTTATGCAGCAAAGGTTCAGATGAACCCATTTATATAGAAGACGGTTGGAATGAGTTCCGGCTTGGTAATAATCTTAAGCCTGGGGATTCTTTCGTTTTCGAGCTTATTGAAAATGCGGAAAGAACTATATTTAAAATGTGTG GGATCAAAGGCCTGTGTTCATCGATGGAGAATCCCTATTTTTATGCCACTTTGCAAGCATCTCACTTTAGAAACTCTCAAATG AAAGTTCCAACAAGATTTGCAAGGAGCAGTGGGCTTACTACCAGCAAATGTTCAGCAGTGAGcattagaaatgaaatgggaaATTCATGGATAGTGACACTAAGGCTGGATAAAAACAATAAACTTTATATGACATATGGATGCTTTGATTTTGTCAAAGAGAATGGCTTAGAAGAAGGAGATGTGTTCATCTTAGAACTTGTCAAGGGAGGGATCGATCCTGAGATGATTTATCATG ttcggGGGCTTAGCtggacattttatgcaaattga